Proteins encoded within one genomic window of Helicobacter sp. 'house sparrow 1':
- the murD gene encoding UDP-N-acetylmuramoyl-L-alanine--D-glutamate ligase, with product MKRVSIIGYGVTTAPLVDFLNQQGIGCDIFDDKFNQSSQKGLNNFIPTKNFDTFRSNLEITSPGIPPYHTLIQNSKNLVSEYDFFDSLVSYDPISIWISGTNGKTTTTQMLEFLLQEKGAMSGGNIGYPLTNLYLQKPPIWILETSSFMLHYTKKAFPKLYILLPVREDHISWHQGFDGYLDAKLSPLLRMQEDGIALIPEELKEHPNCKKTQTKIVFYRSSAQIADLFGFNLKESVFKEPFLLDSLLALGGVKLLFGEVKLTALNNFQIGRHRIEEFFDSKKRLWVNDSKGTNVDATCEAIKRYQDKKILLILGGDDKGADQRPVFELIKHLDIKLFLIGSNAKRLEKLALEYNIGFENCFYLQDAVLKIKREREENDVVLLSPAAASLDQFDSYKHRGEVFKQLALQRD from the coding sequence ATGAAAAGAGTTTCAATAATAGGGTATGGTGTAACCACGGCTCCTTTAGTGGATTTTTTAAATCAGCAGGGAATAGGCTGTGATATTTTTGATGATAAATTTAATCAATCATCACAGAAAGGTTTGAATAATTTTATACCTACTAAAAACTTTGATACTTTTAGATCAAATTTAGAGATTACTAGCCCAGGCATACCTCCATATCATACTCTGATCCAAAATTCTAAGAACTTGGTGAGTGAATATGATTTTTTCGATAGTTTAGTATCATATGACCCAATAAGTATATGGATAAGTGGAACAAATGGAAAGACTACAACTACCCAGATGTTAGAGTTTTTATTACAAGAAAAAGGGGCTATGAGTGGCGGTAATATAGGCTATCCGCTAACTAATTTGTATTTGCAAAAACCTCCTATTTGGATTTTAGAAACTAGTTCCTTTATGCTGCACTATACAAAAAAAGCATTTCCAAAGCTTTATATTTTATTACCAGTTAGAGAGGATCATATTAGTTGGCATCAAGGATTTGATGGATATTTAGATGCAAAATTAAGTCCTCTTTTAAGAATGCAAGAAGATGGCATTGCTTTAATTCCTGAAGAACTAAAAGAGCATCCTAATTGTAAAAAAACACAAACAAAAATAGTTTTTTATCGCTCAAGTGCGCAGATAGCAGATCTTTTTGGGTTCAATCTTAAGGAAAGTGTTTTTAAAGAACCTTTTTTATTAGATAGTCTTTTGGCTTTAGGAGGGGTAAAGCTTCTTTTTGGAGAAGTAAAGCTTACAGCACTAAATAATTTTCAAATAGGACGGCATAGAATTGAAGAGTTTTTTGATTCTAAAAAAAGACTTTGGGTGAATGATAGCAAGGGAACAAATGTTGATGCAACTTGTGAAGCAATTAAAAGATATCAGGATAAAAAAATTTTATTAATTTTAGGGGGTGATGATAAGGGTGCTGATCAAAGACCTGTTTTTGAGCTTATCAAGCATTTGGATATCAAACTCTTTTTAATTGGTAGTAATGCAAAAAGACTTGAGAAACTTGCTTTAGAATATAATATAGGGTTTGAAAATTGCTTCTATCTGCAAGATGCAGTTTTAAAAATCAAAAGAGAACGGGAAGAAAATGATGTAGTATTACTTAGTCCAGCTGCTGCTAGTTTGGATCAATTTGATTCTTATAAGCACAGAGGGGAAGTTTTTAAACAATTAGCCTTACAGAGGGATTGA
- a CDS encoding Crp/Fnr family transcriptional regulator: MYFSKEILDFFMTIGKVYLYKKDRILFFEGQKSKDLYILLKGQIRLYKTDDQGGVINIHFLKSPNFVAEMPVFEGVSYPASACFESDSEVLKIDFKKFKDHLFENQDICMLFIKSLMAKIKFLESMINQNFMMNVELRLAQFLLNHQDKLLFITQKEIAKNINTTPETLSRTLKKMKHQKIIDTHKGKIKILNPKALRGFYADN, encoded by the coding sequence ATGTATTTTTCAAAGGAAATATTAGATTTTTTTATGACAATTGGTAAGGTGTATCTGTATAAAAAGGATAGAATCTTATTCTTTGAAGGACAAAAATCAAAAGATTTATATATTTTATTGAAAGGTCAAATTCGTTTATATAAGACTGATGATCAGGGTGGAGTGATTAATATCCATTTTTTAAAAAGCCCTAATTTTGTTGCCGAAATGCCCGTATTTGAGGGAGTTTCGTATCCTGCAAGTGCATGTTTTGAGAGCGATTCTGAAGTTTTAAAAATAGATTTTAAAAAATTTAAAGATCATCTTTTTGAAAATCAGGATATTTGTATGCTTTTTATTAAGTCTTTAATGGCAAAAATCAAGTTTTTGGAATCTATGATCAATCAAAATTTTATGATGAATGTAGAGCTTAGATTGGCCCAGTTTTTATTAAACCATCAAGACAAGCTTCTTTTTATCACGCAAAAAGAAATAGCAAAAAATATCAATACCACCCCAGAGACATTATCTAGAACTCTAAAGAAGATGAAACATCAAAAAATAATTGATACCCATAAGGGTAAAATAAAGATTTTAAATCCAAAGGCTTTGAGAGGCTTTTATGCGGATAATTAA
- a CDS encoding outer membrane beta-barrel protein, whose amino-acid sequence MKKIFFVLFQILYLSANILEYEANQPEDITKSSQELDNVIEDLKQKIKESNQHPQSEVLKKKSQEKQQDFYQKNGLFLGILGGFAFNYEAYNDGKYNRENSVEGATNTGVLNPNFNLNSLNFLFGGKIGYQNFFSKYFGTRIYGDVAVGQGIIKYKDKELGKNTYMLGALNLDLLGEYPIANRFDLGGFLGFSIGLMLKGDEKTKTDNSLMLDPSFGSENILWKNFLQVDYSINVGASFSYIKRHRFEVGFKIPITFLRLGLEKPAVYTNGSETKILVSKDIDFTRSSLFTIGYIYVF is encoded by the coding sequence ATGAAAAAAATATTTTTTGTTTTATTTCAAATATTGTATTTATCAGCAAATATACTGGAATATGAGGCCAATCAGCCAGAGGATATTACTAAAAGTAGTCAGGAACTAGATAATGTGATAGAAGATTTAAAACAAAAAATTAAAGAATCAAATCAACATCCCCAAAGTGAGGTTTTAAAGAAAAAAAGTCAAGAAAAACAGCAAGATTTCTATCAAAAAAATGGACTTTTTTTAGGGATATTAGGAGGATTTGCTTTCAACTATGAGGCCTATAATGATGGAAAATATAACCGTGAAAATAGTGTTGAAGGTGCTACTAATACGGGAGTTTTAAATCCAAATTTTAATCTTAATTCTCTTAACTTCCTTTTTGGGGGCAAAATAGGTTATCAAAACTTCTTTTCCAAGTATTTTGGAACGCGTATTTATGGAGATGTTGCAGTAGGTCAGGGCATAATTAAATATAAGGACAAGGAATTGGGAAAAAATACTTATATGTTAGGGGCACTGAATCTGGATCTTTTGGGTGAATATCCAATTGCAAATCGATTTGATTTAGGAGGATTTTTAGGTTTTAGTATAGGATTGATGCTCAAGGGAGATGAAAAGACAAAAACTGATAATAGCTTAATGCTAGATCCGAGTTTTGGTAGTGAGAATATTTTATGGAAAAACTTTTTGCAAGTGGATTATTCTATTAATGTTGGTGCAAGCTTCTCCTATATTAAGAGACATCGTTTTGAAGTTGGATTTAAGATTCCAATAACTTTCTTACGCCTAGGGTTGGAAAAACCCGCTGTTTATACCAATGGAAGCGAAACAAAAATTTTAGTATCTAAAGATATTGATTTCACTCGTTCCAGCCTTTTTACAATTGGCTATATCTATGTGTTTTGA
- a CDS encoding M23 family metallopeptidase, whose protein sequence is MRLKFFFQLVVVIGVGFLGYYVYHSKFFEKDSPVVTLMAQIGTTEREIEPGEAFWNFNRNIAIYMSDESGIRSYRIVARDAEGQVLIDKQEAIIKRPKSIKVSLPKPNIVLKDDDRIFYEIIVNDWSNANFFSGNTTKLKFNFTIDTEAPVVRMIANSYKISYGGSALLIFKINDKSTQEVIVTNGTDEFKAYPFLKEGYYAVLIAWPIKNKVFGGTITAVDKAWNTKRVAIPIIKDSSVRYRFSDIKINDQFLSTKLDSLIEIIGERSPNSFDNPLEKFKYINELVRNKDENIIFGITNNLSYENYLKPINFNVFLPLKKSQVVGSFGDHRTYFYKDRKFSKSLHLGLDIANFKHAPVVSTNAGKIVFSGLLGVYGNTVIIDHGIGLASLYSHLSSFEYGNGAEIVSHTQIGNTGQTGWAFGDHLHLGILVQGHPVRVVEWMDSKWIKNNITDVFLKAQSIIEVQK, encoded by the coding sequence ATGCGATTAAAGTTTTTTTTTCAATTAGTAGTTGTTATAGGAGTTGGATTCCTTGGCTACTATGTATATCATTCTAAATTTTTTGAAAAAGATTCTCCTGTAGTGACTCTGATGGCCCAAATAGGTACAACAGAAAGGGAAATAGAACCTGGAGAGGCTTTTTGGAATTTCAACCGTAATATAGCAATATATATGAGTGATGAAAGCGGGATTAGAAGCTATAGAATTGTTGCAAGAGATGCAGAAGGACAAGTTTTAATTGATAAGCAAGAGGCAATTATTAAGCGCCCAAAAAGTATAAAGGTCTCTCTGCCAAAGCCAAATATTGTTTTAAAAGATGATGATCGTATTTTTTATGAGATTATTGTTAATGATTGGAGTAATGCAAATTTTTTTAGTGGAAATACCACAAAGCTGAAATTTAATTTTACAATTGATACAGAAGCTCCTGTTGTGAGAATGATTGCAAACTCTTATAAGATATCTTATGGTGGAAGCGCATTGCTTATCTTTAAGATTAATGACAAAAGCACCCAAGAGGTGATTGTTACAAATGGGACAGATGAGTTTAAAGCCTATCCTTTTTTAAAAGAGGGGTATTATGCTGTTTTAATTGCTTGGCCTATAAAAAATAAAGTGTTTGGAGGGACAATTACTGCAGTAGATAAAGCTTGGAATACTAAGAGAGTGGCAATACCGATTATAAAAGATTCAAGTGTTCGCTATCGTTTTTCAGATATTAAGATTAATGATCAATTTTTAAGTACAAAATTAGATAGTCTTATTGAGATAATTGGTGAGAGGTCACCAAATAGTTTTGATAATCCGTTGGAAAAATTTAAGTATATCAATGAGTTGGTGCGCAATAAGGATGAAAATATTATTTTTGGAATTACAAACAATCTTTCTTATGAAAACTATCTTAAACCCATAAACTTTAATGTTTTTCTACCTCTTAAAAAGAGTCAGGTTGTAGGAAGTTTTGGTGATCATAGAACTTATTTTTATAAAGATAGAAAGTTTTCAAAATCCTTGCACCTAGGATTGGATATCGCAAACTTTAAACATGCTCCTGTGGTAAGTACAAATGCAGGAAAAATTGTTTTTAGTGGATTACTTGGAGTTTATGGAAATACCGTAATTATTGATCATGGTATTGGATTGGCATCTTTATATTCTCATCTATCTTCTTTTGAATATGGCAATGGTGCAGAAATTGTTTCCCATACTCAAATTGGCAATACAGGGCAGACTGGATGGGCTTTTGGAGATCATTTACATCTAGGAATTTTAGTGCAGGGGCATCCAGTAAGAGTGGTGGAATGGATGGATTCAAAATGGATCAAAAACAATATTACAGATGTATTTTTAAAAGCTCAAAGCATAATTGAGGTGCAGAAATGA
- a CDS encoding septum site-determining protein MinC, producing the protein MIKTRQRNIRVFEIDNTNLQECLEFLKKHSLLLRDYLIFFTQTPQEELKALLLELGLTYFVPNHSFASNNQEKQEIVKELKIISKPVRSGEDIEHNGDLIICDNVHHGARISATGCMMIFGNCEGRIECDGQYLILKNIIANHIIFNGQIFSQEMLERINTNPKNLKLVLQNGDFITIKELK; encoded by the coding sequence ATGATTAAGACAAGACAAAGAAATATACGAGTATTTGAGATTGATAATACAAACTTACAAGAGTGCTTAGAGTTTCTTAAAAAGCATTCTTTATTACTACGGGATTATTTAATATTCTTTACACAGACACCTCAAGAAGAATTAAAAGCACTATTATTGGAATTAGGATTAACATATTTTGTTCCCAATCACTCTTTTGCTTCAAATAATCAAGAAAAACAAGAGATTGTAAAGGAGCTTAAAATTATTTCCAAGCCTGTGCGCAGCGGTGAGGATATCGAGCATAATGGTGATTTAATTATTTGTGATAATGTTCACCATGGAGCGAGAATTTCTGCAACGGGTTGTATGATGATTTTTGGTAACTGCGAGGGGAGAATTGAGTGCGATGGGCAGTATTTAATTTTAAAAAATATCATTGCCAATCATATTATCTTTAACGGGCAGATTTTTTCACAAGAGATGCTAGAGAGGATTAATACAAATCCAAAAAATCTAAAACTTGTGCTACAAAATGGGGATTTTATTACAATTAAGGAATTAAAATGA
- the lpxC gene encoding UDP-3-O-acyl-N-acetylglucosamine deacetylase — translation MKQRTIAKKVELVGIGLHKGVPVKMVLEPLEANSGIIFYRSDLGISIPMKPQNVTNTLMATVLSNGEAKISTIEHLMSAIYAYGIDNLKVSVDNEEIPIMDGSAIGYCMLLDEAGIKDLEVNKKIMAIKKTIEIKDGEKFVRIGPSQKTIFDFTIDFAHPAIKQQSYKFVFSKQGYKDEIARARTFGFLQDVNYLRSQGLGLGGNLNNCIVLDENSILNKEGLRYKEEFVRHKILDAIGDMAILGMPLLGSYISFAGSHKLNSLLTKRILEDVDVYELIEETEDAVVREMVKEFE, via the coding sequence ATGAAGCAACGAACAATTGCAAAAAAAGTAGAATTAGTTGGTATAGGTTTGCATAAGGGTGTGCCTGTAAAGATGGTTTTAGAACCATTAGAGGCAAACAGTGGAATTATTTTTTATAGAAGTGATTTAGGAATAAGTATTCCAATGAAGCCCCAAAATGTTACAAATACTCTTATGGCAACAGTATTAAGTAATGGAGAGGCTAAAATATCAACCATTGAGCATTTAATGTCAGCTATATATGCCTATGGGATTGATAATTTAAAAGTTTCTGTTGACAATGAAGAGATACCTATTATGGATGGAAGTGCTATAGGGTATTGTATGCTCTTGGATGAAGCAGGAATAAAGGATTTAGAAGTAAATAAGAAAATTATGGCCATAAAAAAGACTATTGAAATCAAAGATGGTGAAAAATTTGTTCGTATTGGGCCTAGTCAAAAAACTATTTTTGATTTTACCATTGATTTTGCACATCCTGCAATCAAGCAACAAAGTTATAAATTTGTCTTTAGCAAACAGGGATATAAGGATGAGATTGCTCGTGCTAGAACCTTTGGTTTCTTGCAGGATGTAAATTATTTAAGATCTCAAGGTCTTGGTCTTGGGGGTAATTTAAATAATTGTATTGTTCTTGATGAAAATAGTATTTTAAACAAAGAGGGATTGAGATATAAAGAGGAGTTTGTGCGTCATAAAATTTTAGATGCAATTGGAGATATGGCAATTTTAGGTATGCCACTTTTGGGGAGTTATATTTCTTTTGCAGGAAGCCATAAATTAAATTCTCTCCTAACTAAGAGAATCTTAGAGGATGTGGATGTATATGAATTAATTGAAGAAACTGAAGATGCTGTAGTGAGGGAGATGGTAAAAGAGTTTGAGTAA
- the thrB gene encoding homoserine kinase: MKVKISVPATSANLGPGFDCLGLSLDFRNYFSVQESCKQTISIVGEGERFSKLRADNIFVKIFLENLKKFGIEQKKFAFEFKNQIPISRGLGSSSAVITAAIAMAYFFKHQRFNKQEILNLALHYERHPDNITPAVFGGFNSAVLENNKVVHLKQDISDEIRAVVVIPNRAISTKYSRQTLPKKYSNTDSVYNISRSSLMCMAFMQKRWDLLRVASKDKLHQYRRMKQYPVLFAIQKIALDNGALMSTLSGSGSSFLNICLKEDAVKIAQTLQSKFPNFKIINIAFDNQGLRLEKD, encoded by the coding sequence ATGAAGGTAAAAATAAGTGTTCCAGCAACAAGTGCAAATTTAGGACCAGGTTTTGATTGTTTGGGGTTAAGTCTAGATTTTCGGAATTATTTTAGTGTGCAAGAATCTTGCAAACAAACTATTAGTATAGTAGGAGAGGGGGAGAGGTTTAGTAAGCTTAGAGCAGATAATATTTTTGTAAAAATTTTCTTAGAAAATCTAAAAAAATTTGGGATAGAACAAAAGAAGTTTGCATTTGAGTTTAAAAATCAGATACCAATTTCAAGAGGCCTTGGGAGTAGTTCTGCTGTAATTACTGCTGCAATTGCAATGGCATATTTTTTTAAGCACCAAAGATTTAATAAGCAAGAAATCTTAAATCTTGCGCTTCATTATGAAAGGCATCCAGATAATATTACACCAGCTGTTTTTGGTGGTTTTAATTCTGCGGTTTTAGAAAATAATAAGGTAGTGCATCTAAAACAGGATATATCAGATGAGATTCGAGCAGTTGTTGTGATTCCAAATAGGGCTATTTCAACAAAATATTCTAGACAGACTTTGCCTAAAAAATATAGCAATACAGATAGTGTTTATAACATATCAAGATCTTCTTTGATGTGTATGGCATTTATGCAAAAGAGATGGGATTTGTTACGGGTTGCAAGTAAGGATAAATTGCATCAATATCGTAGAATGAAACAATATCCTGTTTTATTTGCAATTCAAAAAATTGCTTTAGATAATGGCGCCTTAATGAGTACTTTATCAGGCAGTGGTTCTTCCTTTCTTAATATTTGTTTAAAGGAAGATGCTGTAAAAATTGCTCAGACTTTGCAATCAAAATTTCCAAATTTTAAAATTATTAATATTGCCTTTGATAATCAGGGATTGCGATTAGAGAAAGACTAA
- the infB gene encoding translation initiation factor IF-2 — translation MSDKVKIVEIAGEVGRTSKEVLELAKELGLAVKAASSSVDMATAELFTNFFMGQITKEELMLKFQPKKGEKKAKEAKNKKPKEEKQKVEEKKTIELVEEPQVQKVEVEQHLARRTGIRIVKKDSQDVPAAKQEIKKAQYSVQEMFDTLKEEKPESKTTEKKKVKVKQPQVSHKHNEQKMDLLKDREILDYEEEDNEIVLFDLHEQDMKDEERDAQVKQAMVDRIKVQKKNPWMSEGGIGRRNKKKNKTIQTDKKENLDRKDTIVIPEEVRVYEFADLAGLKLNEVVKVLFNLGMMVTKNDFLDKDAIEILCEEFKISFTLQSSSEDFVSLEDEETDEGEMIVRPPVVTIMGHVDHGKTSLLDKIRNSRVASGEAGGITQHIGAYSVLKDGKMISFIDTPGHEAFTEMRSRGAQVTDIAIIVVAADDGVKQQTIEAFNHAKAAGVQIIVAMNKIDKENINIDKLKAECAEIGFTPNDWGGEYEFIGVSARTGEGIETLLETILIQAEILELKASVTRRAKAVILESSMDKGRGPVATVIVQDGVLRVGDSIVADTAFGRVRALIDDKGNSIKELGPSGVAVVVGLGDVPSAGIMLASVKSDAIAREYAQKRSSYLRQKELSKTTKVSFDELAEMVARGNLKSLPVIIKADTQGSLEAIRSSLLKLNNQEVEINIISSGVGGISESDISLAAASKNCMILGFNIRPTGVVKTKSKELGVEIRTYSVIYALIDEMKALISGMMSPVFEEEHTGQAEVRETFKIAKVGTIAGCMVVDGSIQRGIKIRLIRNGVVIHEGVIASLKRFKDDVKEVNKGYECGIMLENFNEIEVGDVFETYKEVAKNQKI, via the coding sequence ATGTCAGATAAAGTAAAGATAGTAGAGATTGCAGGTGAGGTAGGAAGAACCTCAAAGGAGGTTTTGGAGCTTGCTAAGGAATTAGGTTTAGCTGTGAAAGCTGCCTCAAGTAGTGTTGATATGGCTACTGCAGAATTATTTACTAATTTTTTTATGGGACAAATCACAAAAGAGGAGTTAATGCTTAAATTTCAGCCTAAGAAGGGAGAAAAAAAGGCTAAAGAAGCAAAAAATAAAAAACCCAAAGAAGAAAAGCAAAAGGTAGAAGAAAAAAAGACTATAGAATTGGTTGAAGAACCGCAGGTGCAAAAAGTTGAAGTTGAACAACACTTGGCAAGACGCACGGGTATTAGAATTGTAAAAAAAGATAGTCAGGATGTCCCTGCTGCTAAGCAAGAGATCAAAAAGGCTCAATATAGTGTCCAAGAAATGTTTGATACTCTAAAAGAAGAAAAACCAGAATCAAAAACTACAGAAAAAAAGAAAGTAAAAGTCAAGCAACCACAAGTCTCCCATAAGCATAATGAGCAGAAAATGGATTTGCTTAAAGATAGGGAAATCCTAGATTATGAAGAAGAGGATAACGAGATTGTCTTGTTTGATTTGCATGAACAAGATATGAAAGATGAAGAAAGAGATGCTCAAGTTAAACAAGCAATGGTGGATAGAATCAAGGTTCAAAAGAAGAATCCTTGGATGAGTGAGGGGGGTATAGGTCGTAGAAATAAGAAAAAAAATAAAACAATACAAACTGATAAGAAAGAAAATCTAGATAGAAAGGATACTATCGTAATCCCAGAAGAGGTTCGTGTTTATGAATTTGCTGATTTAGCAGGCTTGAAACTTAATGAGGTGGTTAAGGTTTTATTTAATCTTGGGATGATGGTAACAAAAAATGACTTCTTGGATAAAGATGCTATTGAAATTTTGTGTGAGGAATTTAAGATAAGCTTCACTTTACAAAGTAGCTCAGAGGATTTTGTTTCTCTTGAAGATGAGGAAACAGATGAAGGAGAGATGATTGTAAGACCTCCTGTTGTTACAATTATGGGGCATGTAGATCATGGAAAAACTTCTTTATTAGATAAGATACGCAATAGTCGGGTTGCAAGTGGTGAAGCAGGGGGTATTACGCAACATATTGGTGCTTATAGCGTATTAAAAGATGGCAAGATGATTTCTTTTATCGATACTCCCGGACATGAAGCTTTTACTGAGATGAGAAGCAGAGGAGCTCAAGTCACAGATATTGCCATTATAGTTGTTGCTGCAGATGATGGTGTAAAGCAGCAAACAATTGAAGCATTTAATCACGCAAAAGCAGCAGGTGTTCAAATCATTGTTGCAATGAATAAAATTGATAAGGAAAATATCAATATCGATAAATTGAAAGCAGAATGTGCTGAGATTGGTTTTACTCCAAATGATTGGGGCGGAGAGTATGAGTTTATTGGTGTTTCAGCAAGAACTGGAGAGGGAATAGAAACACTACTAGAGACAATTTTAATCCAAGCAGAGATTTTAGAATTAAAAGCAAGCGTTACAAGGCGTGCAAAAGCAGTTATCCTAGAGAGCAGTATGGATAAAGGAAGGGGTCCTGTAGCTACTGTGATTGTGCAAGATGGAGTTTTAAGAGTAGGGGATTCTATAGTAGCTGATACTGCTTTTGGTCGCGTAAGGGCTTTAATTGATGATAAGGGAAATAGTATAAAAGAGCTTGGCCCTTCTGGCGTAGCTGTTGTAGTGGGATTAGGTGATGTTCCAAGTGCAGGCATTATGCTTGCTAGTGTTAAAAGCGATGCGATTGCAAGAGAATATGCCCAAAAAAGAAGTTCATATTTAAGGCAAAAAGAACTTTCTAAGACTACAAAAGTATCTTTTGATGAGTTGGCTGAGATGGTTGCAAGAGGCAATCTAAAATCCCTACCAGTAATTATAAAAGCAGATACACAAGGTAGTCTTGAGGCTATTAGGTCTAGTTTATTAAAGTTGAATAATCAAGAGGTTGAGATTAATATTATTAGCTCGGGAGTGGGAGGTATTTCAGAAAGTGATATTTCTTTGGCTGCTGCTTCTAAAAACTGTATGATTTTAGGATTTAATATTCGTCCAACAGGTGTTGTAAAAACAAAAAGTAAAGAGTTGGGTGTGGAGATTAGGACTTATTCTGTAATTTATGCACTAATTGATGAGATGAAAGCTTTGATTTCAGGAATGATGTCGCCAGTCTTTGAAGAAGAACATACGGGGCAAGCAGAAGTAAGAGAAACTTTCAAAATTGCAAAAGTTGGAACAATTGCTGGTTGTATGGTGGTAGATGGTTCTATACAAAGAGGAATTAAAATTAGATTGATTCGCAATGGGGTTGTAATTCATGAGGGGGTGATTGCATCCTTGAAACGCTTTAAGGATGATGTGAAAGAAGTAAATAAGGGCTATGAGTGTGGCATCATGCTTGAAAACTTCAATGAGATTGAAGTAGGAGATGTATTTGAGACTTATAAAGAAGTTGCAAAAAACCAAAAAATATAG
- the rbfA gene encoding 30S ribosome-binding factor RbfA, whose amino-acid sequence MKDIKIQRTQSLLQELLNEALTSLDDERIRNLTVTEVVCSRGKYNADIFVLFDTQDKKEQNDLLRLLHKAEGALREYILSSSGWFRCPKLCFKVDESLSRINRLDQIFEKISKK is encoded by the coding sequence ATGAAAGATATTAAGATACAAAGAACACAATCTCTACTACAAGAGCTTTTAAATGAGGCTTTGACTAGTTTAGATGATGAGAGAATTAGGAATCTTACGGTTACTGAGGTTGTATGTTCAAGGGGAAAATATAATGCTGATATCTTTGTATTATTTGATACACAGGATAAAAAAGAGCAAAATGACCTATTACGCCTCTTACATAAAGCAGAAGGTGCTTTGAGAGAATATATTCTTAGTTCAAGCGGATGGTTTAGGTGTCCAAAGCTTTGCTTTAAGGTTGATGAAAGTTTAAGTCGCATAAATCGTTTAGATCAAATTTTTGAGAAAATCAGTAAGAAATAG
- the rimP gene encoding ribosome maturation factor RimP — protein sequence MITQELEQKIEKIVQSFGFELYDIAFLKENKNDILRISVASNKKQVTLDVCQEISEVISPLVDVYISDDKPYYLEVSSPGIERVLKTPKHFMLSLGCKVLVRLKDGREFEAILEGFGEDGVLFKNDDAEELISLDSLKKVKTILEW from the coding sequence ATGATAACTCAAGAGCTAGAACAGAAAATAGAAAAAATAGTCCAGAGTTTTGGTTTTGAGCTATATGATATTGCCTTTTTAAAAGAAAATAAGAATGATATTTTAAGGATCTCTGTTGCAAGTAATAAAAAGCAAGTCACCTTGGATGTGTGCCAAGAAATTAGTGAGGTTATCTCCCCACTTGTAGATGTTTATATTAGTGATGATAAACCTTATTATTTAGAGGTGAGCTCTCCTGGTATTGAAAGGGTGCTAAAAACTCCTAAACACTTTATGCTTTCTTTGGGTTGTAAGGTTTTGGTACGCTTGAAGGATGGTAGGGAGTTTGAAGCCATTTTAGAGGGTTTTGGTGAAGATGGGGTTTTGTTTAAGAATGATGATGCAGAAGAATTGATATCTTTAGATTCTTTGAAGAAAGTTAAAACAATTTTGGAGTGGTGA
- the panB gene encoding 3-methyl-2-oxobutanoate hydroxymethyltransferase — MKTTINTLQKKKNVEKITAITAYDALFGRIFDGEVDFILVGDSLSQSFGGFNDTLAVGIDEMIYHTKAVCRGVKQSLVVGDMSFGSYQNKRQAIKNAVRFYKETNAGAIKLEGGLKRVDIVKSVIDEGIAVMGHIGLMPQFARSEGGYKIKGKDDIDAQRLKEEALALQEAGVFAIVLEGIKKEVATQITQILDIPTIGIGSGVDCDGQILVWSDAFGFFTDFKPKFVRYFFEGEKLLKEAIRKYTGDVKNNNFPNDDESY; from the coding sequence ATGAAGACAACAATCAACACCTTGCAAAAGAAAAAGAATGTTGAAAAAATTACTGCTATTACAGCATATGATGCTCTTTTTGGAAGAATTTTTGATGGTGAGGTAGATTTTATTTTAGTGGGTGATAGTTTATCTCAAAGTTTTGGCGGTTTTAATGATACTTTGGCTGTAGGGATTGATGAGATGATTTATCATACAAAGGCAGTTTGTAGAGGAGTGAAACAATCTTTAGTTGTTGGAGATATGAGTTTTGGTAGTTATCAAAACAAAAGACAGGCAATAAAAAATGCAGTGAGATTTTATAAGGAAACAAATGCGGGAGCTATAAAGCTTGAGGGGGGGTTAAAGCGTGTTGATATTGTAAAATCTGTCATTGATGAGGGTATTGCTGTGATGGGGCATATTGGTTTAATGCCACAATTTGCAAGAAGTGAGGGGGGATATAAGATTAAGGGGAAAGATGATATTGATGCGCAAAGACTAAAAGAAGAAGCTTTAGCGTTGCAAGAAGCTGGAGTATTTGCAATTGTATTAGAGGGGATTAAAAAAGAGGTTGCGACACAAATCACTCAAATACTAGATATTCCAACAATTGGTATAGGTAGCGGGGTGGATTGCGATGGGCAGATTTTAGTCTGGAGTGATGCTTTTGGTTTTTTCACAGATTTTAAACCAAAGTTTGTTCGCTACTTTTTTGAGGGAGAAAAGTTGCTTAAAGAAGCGATTAGAAAATATACAGGTGATGTAAAAAATAATAATTTTCCAAATGATGATGAAAGTTATTAA